In a genomic window of Nostoc sp. UHCC 0870:
- a CDS encoding XisI protein — METLDYREIVKSIIYKYANEQPAEDLENTEIVFDTERDIYLLLYAGWRDENRIYGCPIHMSIKDGKIWIQKDFTEEGIANQLVDLGVPKSDIVLGFRSPYVRQFTGFASV; from the coding sequence ATGGAAACATTAGATTATCGGGAGATAGTAAAAAGTATCATCTATAAATATGCAAATGAACAACCAGCAGAAGATTTAGAAAATACTGAAATTGTTTTTGATACAGAACGGGATATTTATTTATTATTGTATGCCGGATGGCGTGATGAAAACAGAATTTACGGTTGTCCCATTCATATGAGTATTAAAGATGGGAAAATTTGGATTCAAAAAGATTTTACAGAAGAAGGAATTGCTAATCAGTTAGTAGATTTAGGTGTGCCGAAATCAGATATTGTTTTAGGTTTTAGATCACCTTATGTTAGGCAATTTACTGGGTTTGCATCGGTTTAA
- a CDS encoding mechanosensitive ion channel domain-containing protein gives MRVKFLAIAGSMVVAVASVPKATAQIPLLPQLPAASNTGNDASNRTISDWVYLDGRRLFQIAASKSNFSDRLENIQKNLADISQIFFQSDEQQIEVSTRTVNGLPIIEVNGKYLMTVTTTDARLQQLDPSILADQIAEDLKTALERAKQERQTEFLIDQGKIAAGIGLAIIVASWGVYTWQRRSQKDPASPAPRTTRKAQNITTQLNQQQHQHLQEVKKRLFQFTQAGIWGGGSFTILGLFPYTRILQVGIVAAAQIPLKFGVVLLGTYVVIRLSYALIDRFTSTLISSGALLNSETSERIQLRVSTFSGVTKSIVTIIWVGVGILMGLILFGIDIVPLLAGAGLVGVAVSLASQNLIKDAINGFLIIIEDQYALGDVIAVGDVGGLVENLNLRMTQLRDAEGRLITIPNSEVKIVANLSSRWSRADLTIPVGYNTDIEEALQIIKNVALEMDQDLLWKRQIIETPQVLGIDHFGDRGLMIRVWIKTQPLKQWDVAREYRRRLKIAFDKAGVQIPVPQQAIWVNDLQLLNSHENGQVS, from the coding sequence GTGCGCGTTAAATTTTTGGCGATCGCAGGTTCAATGGTTGTTGCCGTTGCTTCTGTACCAAAAGCTACAGCCCAGATTCCTCTTTTACCTCAATTACCAGCTGCTAGCAATACGGGCAATGATGCTAGTAACAGAACTATTTCGGACTGGGTATATTTAGATGGTCGCCGATTGTTCCAGATCGCAGCATCAAAGAGCAATTTCTCTGATCGTTTAGAGAATATCCAGAAGAATTTAGCGGATATAAGTCAAATCTTTTTTCAATCAGATGAGCAACAAATTGAGGTAAGTACCCGAACAGTCAACGGATTACCAATCATTGAAGTCAACGGTAAATACTTGATGACTGTCACTACCACAGATGCCAGACTACAACAGTTAGATCCATCAATCTTGGCAGATCAAATCGCTGAAGATTTAAAGACAGCCTTAGAACGGGCTAAACAAGAACGCCAAACCGAATTTCTCATCGACCAAGGTAAAATCGCTGCTGGGATTGGACTAGCCATAATTGTAGCTAGTTGGGGGGTATATACTTGGCAGCGACGTTCCCAAAAAGATCCAGCGAGTCCCGCCCCGCGAACTACACGCAAGGCTCAGAATATTACAACTCAACTAAATCAACAGCAGCACCAGCATCTGCAAGAAGTCAAGAAACGCTTGTTTCAGTTCACTCAAGCGGGGATTTGGGGCGGTGGAAGTTTTACGATTTTGGGTTTATTTCCCTATACACGCATACTACAAGTGGGGATTGTCGCAGCCGCTCAAATTCCTCTGAAGTTCGGTGTCGTGTTACTAGGAACTTATGTAGTTATCCGTTTGAGTTATGCCCTGATTGACCGGTTTACTTCTACGTTAATTAGTAGTGGTGCTTTACTTAATTCAGAAACCTCTGAACGTATACAACTACGAGTTTCTACATTTTCTGGGGTGACTAAAAGTATTGTCACCATTATCTGGGTAGGAGTTGGCATCTTAATGGGGCTGATTTTGTTTGGAATAGATATTGTTCCCTTGCTAGCCGGTGCTGGTTTAGTGGGTGTGGCGGTGTCGTTAGCTTCCCAAAACTTAATTAAAGATGCGATTAACGGCTTTTTGATTATTATCGAAGACCAATATGCTCTAGGCGATGTGATTGCTGTTGGAGATGTGGGAGGCTTAGTAGAAAATCTCAATTTGCGAATGACTCAACTGCGCGATGCAGAAGGACGCTTGATCACTATTCCCAATAGTGAAGTTAAAATAGTGGCTAATCTTTCTAGCCGTTGGTCAAGAGCCGATTTAACGATTCCCGTGGGCTATAACACCGATATTGAAGAAGCTTTGCAGATAATTAAAAACGTAGCTTTGGAGATGGATCAAGACCTACTATGGAAACGCCAAATTATCGAAACACCCCAAGTATTAGGTATAGATCATTTTGGCGATCGCGGTTTAATGATTCGGGTATGGATTAAAACCCAACCCCTCAAGCAATGGGATGTCGCACGAGAATACCGCCGTCGTCTGAAAATTGCCTTCGATAAAGCCGGAGTGCAGATTCCTGTACCACAACAAGCAATCTGGGTAAATGACTTGCAGTTACTCAACTCTCACGAAAATGGGCAAGTTAGTTAA
- a CDS encoding AAA family ATPase has protein sequence MLLFLRETWELFWWAMFCPSRLQQRMNEWCPQKKENGHKPDTSFANILGFGHFRFISQYLSIIFIFNIPLIFRLITSNQLLDWLQLPCVILIAYVIAVFFLPVGLVIPWLWWIVILQPPNSWLDGLTEAIKLLPPLPQIDISLAVLGISLSLTTWLVLFFFKQKNLSQARNAMVLGGTISVMLGGWLAAQNWLFPLFLTIIIGFFLFLLRGNIVDSDDEAGVAVVVAGVVTGVVAVVVAVVVAVVVAGRVAGVVAGIVAVVVAGRVARVVARVVAGVVAVVVAGIVAGVVAGVVAFVVAGGATLPLPWFLAFAALIAFALTSTKNNIIFVTATVILIALSAQNLGWLSALVIPVTLVSYYRIIEYFFFVPFSFFTSIINRLRPQALQLLQCLPPYTSELLQLPLPLPNHEQLFISAFRSNPQQALNIFQYTQNFSLPGLQITLQNALPQIVADQLQPIQNIPKLLFTADSDHPILPFLISPFYHLDSDSDISTTETPSPKVKPELSILLPRLQTIIRDIQSALENKNIALRERGLERINNNLVQLQFQLPSLGLNNEAIKCWKPVLERWQIVIKGEQRKQRTLSQGELINPFQFGNPVRLEQRDLFKGRQRFADKVVRRVLDRDRPTLVLHGPRRCGKTSFLYNLPRLLPSDILPVFLDMQSAAITTKESDFCYGLVRAIHKDCKSQGIQLPNIPKRPQFQASPYTTLEDWLDEALEQIGERRILLNLDEFEKIGTAICNGQLTLRLFDQLRHLIQHYAQLGFLFSGVQTLEELGPNWSSYFISVVPIEMVYLEPNEAEELLLNPDPAFKMRYDTGIVEELLKLTNCHPYCLQLLGASMVNQANFNRTDLITPELLQAAVNEAFTSGEPYFTNIWTEFTGTNPEEIAIGQELLLQVAKRDNLISINTPIAKKVLKRLVRYHILQEINGKYDFEVPLLKQWVKERALKS, from the coding sequence ATGTTACTGTTTTTAAGGGAAACTTGGGAATTGTTTTGGTGGGCAATGTTTTGTCCTTCCAGACTTCAGCAACGCATGAATGAATGGTGTCCTCAAAAGAAAGAAAACGGACACAAACCAGATACAAGTTTTGCAAATATTTTAGGTTTTGGACATTTTCGATTTATTAGTCAGTATCTATCAATAATATTTATTTTTAATATTCCTCTGATTTTTAGACTAATTACAAGTAATCAATTGCTAGATTGGTTGCAGTTACCTTGTGTAATCTTAATTGCTTATGTAATAGCAGTTTTTTTTCTGCCTGTAGGACTTGTCATCCCTTGGTTGTGGTGGATAGTCATATTGCAACCACCTAATAGCTGGTTAGATGGATTAACCGAAGCTATCAAACTTTTACCTCCTTTACCTCAAATTGACATATCTCTTGCAGTTTTAGGAATATCCTTATCATTAACTACTTGGTTAGTTTTATTTTTTTTCAAACAAAAAAATCTTTCCCAGGCTCGTAATGCGATGGTGCTAGGAGGAACAATCAGTGTGATGTTAGGAGGATGGTTAGCTGCTCAAAACTGGTTGTTTCCACTGTTCTTAACTATAATCATAGGCTTTTTTCTATTTTTATTGAGAGGAAATATTGTAGATAGTGATGATGAGGCCGGAGTGGCGGTCGTCGTGGCGGGAGTCGTGACGGGAGTCGTGGCGGTCGTCGTGGCGGTCGTCGTGGCGGTCGTCGTGGCGGGAAGAGTGGCGGGAGTCGTGGCGGGAATCGTGGCGGTCGTCGTGGCGGGAAGAGTGGCGAGAGTCGTGGCGAGAGTCGTGGCGGGAGTCGTGGCGGTCGTCGTGGCGGGAATCGTGGCGGGAGTCGTGGCGGGAGTCGTGGCGTTCGTCGTGGCGGGAGGAGCTACTTTACCACTTCCTTGGTTTTTAGCTTTTGCAGCTTTAATAGCCTTTGCTCTTACATCAACAAAAAACAATATAATTTTTGTCACTGCTACAGTGATATTAATAGCTCTTTCTGCCCAAAATTTAGGATGGCTATCAGCATTAGTTATACCCGTAACCTTAGTTAGCTATTACAGAATCATCGAATATTTTTTCTTCGTTCCTTTCAGTTTTTTCACATCAATTATTAATCGCCTCCGTCCTCAAGCATTGCAATTACTTCAATGCTTACCTCCCTATACCAGTGAACTCCTCCAACTACCTTTACCATTACCTAATCACGAGCAACTTTTCATTTCCGCTTTTCGTAGCAATCCGCAACAAGCTTTAAACATCTTTCAATATACCCAAAATTTTTCCTTACCAGGATTACAAATAACGTTGCAAAATGCCTTACCGCAAATTGTCGCTGACCAACTCCAGCCAATTCAAAATATCCCAAAACTACTTTTTACTGCTGACTCAGATCATCCTATCTTACCCTTCCTGATTTCCCCCTTCTATCACCTTGATTCTGACAGTGATATCTCCACTACAGAAACACCCTCACCAAAAGTAAAACCCGAACTTTCTATCCTACTTCCTCGGTTACAAACTATTATTAGAGATATTCAATCTGCTCTCGAAAATAAAAATATAGCCTTACGAGAAAGAGGATTAGAACGAATCAATAATAATCTTGTTCAGTTACAATTTCAATTACCTTCACTGGGACTGAACAACGAAGCAATTAAATGCTGGAAACCTGTACTAGAACGTTGGCAAATAGTTATTAAAGGGGAACAAAGAAAACAACGCACACTCTCTCAAGGCGAACTAATCAATCCCTTTCAATTCGGTAATCCGGTACGCCTTGAGCAAAGAGATTTATTTAAAGGTCGTCAGCGATTTGCTGATAAAGTTGTCCGTCGAGTTTTAGACCGAGATCGTCCCACTCTTGTGTTACATGGCCCCCGTCGCTGTGGCAAAACTTCATTTTTGTATAACTTACCTCGCCTGCTTCCTAGTGATATCCTCCCCGTGTTTTTGGATATGCAAAGTGCTGCCATCACTACCAAAGAATCAGATTTTTGTTATGGCTTAGTCCGTGCAATTCATAAAGACTGCAAAAGTCAAGGCATTCAATTACCCAATATTCCCAAACGTCCCCAATTTCAAGCTAGTCCCTACACCACCTTAGAAGATTGGTTAGATGAAGCACTTGAGCAAATTGGAGAACGGCGCATCCTTCTCAACCTTGATGAATTTGAAAAAATAGGCACTGCCATTTGCAATGGACAGCTAACTCTACGTTTATTTGACCAACTGCGCCACTTAATTCAACATTATGCACAACTCGGCTTTCTTTTTTCGGGTGTGCAAACTTTAGAAGAACTAGGTCCAAATTGGAGTAGTTATTTTATTAGTGTTGTGCCGATAGAAATGGTCTATCTTGAACCTAATGAAGCTGAGGAATTACTGCTGAATCCAGACCCAGCTTTTAAAATGCGTTACGATACAGGTATTGTAGAAGAACTATTAAAGCTTACCAATTGTCACCCGTACTGCTTGCAATTATTAGGTGCATCAATGGTGAATCAAGCTAACTTTAACCGTACTGATTTAATTACTCCTGAACTCCTGCAAGCTGCTGTTAATGAGGCATTTACTTCTGGTGAACCTTATTTTACAAATATTTGGACAGAATTTACAGGCACAAACCCAGAAGAAATAGCAATTGGTCAAGAATTATTATTACAAGTTGCCAAGAGAGATAATTTAATTTCTATTAATACCCCAATTGCGAAAAAGGTATTAAAACGCCTGGTACGTTATCATATCTTACAAGAAATCAATGGAAAATATGATTTTGAAGTTCCTCTGTTAAAGCAATGGGTGAAAGAGAGGGCATTAAAAAGCTGA
- the rpiA gene encoding ribose-5-phosphate isomerase RpiA: MTGTTDPVTLMKQEVGKAAAALVKSGSIVGLGTGSTTAYTIQYLGDRLKSGELTDIVGIPTSFQSEVLAKKYGVPLTTLDAVDHIDIAIDGADEVDPKKNLIKGGGAAHTREKVVDYLASQFIVVVDSGKLVDRLGSVFAVPVEVIPMAITPVTNAIKQLGGKPELRMGVKKAGPVITDQGNFVLDVRFDSIEDPVNLEKVLNNIPGVLENGIFVNCADVVLVGEVIDGQPVVRQL, from the coding sequence ATGACAGGAACAACAGACCCCGTTACTTTGATGAAGCAAGAAGTCGGCAAAGCTGCGGCTGCTTTGGTTAAATCAGGTTCAATTGTGGGATTGGGTACAGGTTCAACGACAGCTTACACAATTCAATATTTAGGCGATCGCCTCAAGTCTGGTGAACTGACAGATATTGTCGGTATCCCTACCTCATTTCAGTCTGAGGTATTGGCGAAAAAATACGGCGTTCCTCTCACAACGCTGGACGCTGTAGACCACATTGATATTGCCATTGATGGGGCTGATGAAGTTGACCCCAAAAAAAACTTAATTAAAGGTGGTGGCGCAGCCCATACCCGTGAGAAAGTGGTTGATTACTTGGCTAGTCAATTTATTGTTGTGGTAGACAGTGGAAAGTTAGTAGACCGTTTAGGTTCAGTGTTTGCTGTACCAGTAGAAGTTATCCCAATGGCAATTACCCCTGTCACTAATGCTATTAAGCAACTCGGCGGTAAACCAGAACTGCGTATGGGTGTGAAAAAAGCCGGGCCAGTCATCACCGACCAAGGTAATTTTGTCTTAGATGTGAGATTTGACTCTATTGAAGACCCAGTTAATCTAGAAAAAGTCCTGAATAACATCCCAGGTGTTCTAGAAAATGGTATTTTTGTCAACTGTGCGGATGTAGTTTTAGTTGGCGAAGTTATTGATGGTCAGCCAGTGGTGAGACAACTTTAG
- the dprA gene encoding DNA-processing protein DprA — MLEERAYWLAWAQISGIGPVLLRRLQQHFGTLATAWNANKFQLGEVEGFGLQTLAKVVEQRSRLNPQKLLIQHQQENTHFWTPADAEYPRLLLETPSPPPILYYRGEVELSENLGQKPLVGIVGTRQPSDYGIRWTRQISTALAKNGFTVVSGMAEGIDTESHSAAMKAGGRTIAVVGTGVDVIYPHKNRDLYKQILNAGLVVSEYPAKTPPDRTHFPRRNRIIAGLSRAILVIEAPLKSGALITATYANDFGRDVYALPGRIDDYPSQGCLKLISQGASLILKELDELLKMLGAIPQIDTVDTSPVPEQLILPILPPELQQVMDAITVDTIPFDLLVQKTGMNIGSVSSALLQLELMGLVSQLPGMRYQKA; from the coding sequence GTGTTAGAAGAACGCGCATATTGGCTAGCTTGGGCGCAAATTTCGGGGATTGGGCCTGTGTTGCTGCGACGACTACAGCAGCATTTTGGGACGTTAGCGACAGCTTGGAATGCTAATAAATTTCAATTGGGGGAAGTTGAGGGTTTTGGTTTACAAACATTAGCAAAAGTGGTAGAACAGCGATCGCGTCTCAATCCACAAAAATTACTCATCCAGCACCAACAAGAAAATACCCATTTCTGGACACCAGCCGATGCTGAGTATCCCCGGTTACTCCTAGAAACCCCTAGCCCACCACCAATTTTGTACTATCGGGGTGAGGTGGAATTATCAGAAAATCTGGGACAAAAACCCCTAGTGGGGATTGTGGGAACTAGACAACCATCAGATTATGGCATTCGTTGGACTCGCCAAATTAGTACAGCTTTAGCAAAAAATGGCTTTACAGTAGTGTCTGGGATGGCGGAGGGAATCGACACGGAAAGTCATAGTGCAGCAATGAAAGCTGGAGGACGGACAATCGCCGTTGTTGGTACTGGTGTAGATGTGATTTATCCTCACAAAAATCGGGACTTATACAAACAGATTTTGAATGCTGGATTAGTTGTCAGTGAATATCCAGCCAAAACGCCACCCGATCGCACTCATTTTCCGCGCCGTAATAGAATTATTGCAGGTTTAAGTCGCGCCATATTAGTTATAGAAGCACCTTTAAAATCTGGTGCTTTAATTACAGCCACCTATGCAAATGATTTCGGTAGAGATGTATATGCACTACCTGGAAGAATAGATGATTACCCATCCCAAGGCTGTTTAAAATTAATCAGTCAAGGAGCATCTTTAATTCTCAAAGAACTAGATGAATTACTCAAAATGCTGGGAGCAATACCACAAATTGATACTGTTGATACATCCCCAGTCCCTGAACAGTTGATTTTGCCCATCCTACCACCAGAACTACAACAAGTAATGGATGCGATTACAGTAGATACGATACCCTTTGATTTACTTGTGCAGAAAACAGGTATGAATATCGGTTCTGTTTCTAGTGCTTTATTACAGTTAGAACTAATGGGTTTAGTTTCACAGTTACCAGGAATGCGTTATCAAAAGGCGTAG
- the ahcY gene encoding adenosylhomocysteinase: protein MTATSPRLKHEVKDLGLAPLGRQRIEWAGREMPVLRQIRDRFAIEKPFAGLRLVACAHITTETAHLAIALKAGGADALLIASNPLSTQDDVAASLVLDHEIPVFAQKGEDAATYNRHVQIALDHRPNIIVDDGSDVVAELVQHRQHQIADLIGSTEETTTGIVRLRAMFKEGVLTFPAVNVNDADTKHFFDNRYGTGQSTLDGIIRATNILLAGKNVVVVGYGWCGKGTALRARGMGANVTVTEIDPIKAIEAVMDGFRVLPMAEAASIGDIFITVTGNKHVVRGEHFDVMKDGAIVCNSGHFDLELDLKYLAANAKEIKEVRPFTEEYKLTNGKSVVVLGQGRLINLAAAEGHPSAVMDMSFANQALACEYLVKNKGNLAPGLHSIPVEVDQEIARLKLQAMGIYIDSLTPEQIEYINSWQSGT from the coding sequence ATGACCGCAACATCTCCCCGATTAAAGCACGAGGTTAAAGACCTCGGCCTCGCTCCCTTGGGAAGACAGCGTATTGAATGGGCTGGACGGGAAATGCCAGTTTTACGGCAAATCCGCGATCGCTTCGCCATCGAAAAACCCTTTGCTGGTTTGCGCTTGGTAGCTTGCGCCCACATTACCACAGAAACAGCACACCTAGCGATCGCGCTCAAAGCTGGTGGTGCAGACGCGCTGTTAATTGCGAGTAATCCTTTATCAACTCAAGACGACGTAGCCGCTAGCCTCGTCTTAGACCACGAAATTCCCGTCTTTGCTCAAAAAGGCGAAGATGCAGCCACCTATAACCGCCACGTCCAAATAGCATTAGATCATCGCCCCAACATCATTGTTGATGACGGTAGCGACGTGGTAGCGGAATTAGTTCAACACCGTCAACACCAAATTGCTGATTTAATTGGTAGCACTGAAGAAACTACCACCGGGATTGTGCGTTTACGCGCCATGTTTAAAGAAGGCGTTCTCACCTTCCCCGCAGTCAACGTTAACGACGCTGACACCAAGCACTTCTTTGATAACCGCTACGGTACTGGTCAATCTACCTTAGATGGGATTATCCGCGCTACAAATATTTTGCTAGCGGGTAAGAACGTAGTCGTTGTTGGTTACGGCTGGTGTGGTAAGGGTACAGCCCTCCGCGCCCGTGGAATGGGTGCAAATGTCACCGTGACCGAAATCGACCCCATCAAGGCAATTGAAGCCGTTATGGATGGTTTCCGCGTCCTACCAATGGCGGAAGCTGCATCTATTGGTGATATCTTTATTACTGTGACTGGTAACAAGCACGTCGTTCGGGGTGAACACTTCGATGTCATGAAAGACGGTGCGATCGTTTGTAACTCCGGTCACTTTGATTTGGAACTAGATTTAAAATACTTGGCTGCTAATGCTAAGGAAATCAAGGAAGTCCGTCCTTTCACTGAAGAGTATAAGTTGACAAATGGTAAATCCGTTGTCGTTCTCGGACAAGGACGTTTGATTAACTTAGCTGCTGCGGAAGGACACCCAAGCGCAGTTATGGATATGAGTTTTGCTAACCAAGCTTTGGCTTGTGAATACCTGGTGAAGAATAAGGGTAATTTAGCTCCTGGTTTGCACTCTATTCCTGTTGAGGTTGATCAAGAAATTGCTCGCTTGAAGTTGCAAGCTATGGGTATTTACATTGATAGTTTGACTCCTGAGCAAATTGAGTATATCAATTCTTGGCAGTCTGGTACTTGA